One Pseudomonas syringae CC1557 genomic window, GCGCAGAAGGGTCAGGCGATCAGACATTGGGGATTCCAGGCGGGTCAAACTCGCTGGGAATGCTACCGGAAAAGACTCTGTCAGGCATCCGCTATCAAGTTTTGTATGAAGTTACCGATAGCTCCCCTGTAAGGAAGTAATTTCTGTTTCGCGTTCATTTTCAGTGGAGCCTCCCGTGCGCCAGCGATATCTAGCCCTGCTCAGCATGTTTGCCAGCCTTCCGGTGATGGCTATGAATTTCCAGACGCGTCTGGAGAGCATCGAGTGGAAAGTCGAAGGCGATCAATTCGAGTGCCGCCTGACTCAGCCGATCACCGATTTCGGTGCGGGCGAGTTCGTGCGTCGTGCGGGCGAGCAGGCGACGTTTCGCCTCAAGGCTGCTTACAACATGCTTGGCAATGGTTCTGCGACGCTGCTGGCCGCTGCGGCTCCGTGGCAGCCTGGGCGCGGTGACATCAACCTCGGATCGGTGCGCGTCAGCAATGGCGATATTCCGTTCAATACCTCTCAGGCCCAGGCCGGGCGGTTGATCAATGGCCTGATGGACGGGCGCAGTCCGCTCATCAGGCACTACAACCGCGACGGAGGGCAGATGGAAATTCGCTTGCTGCCCGTCAAGTTCAGCAAGGCGTTCAGCGATTATCAGGCCTGCACCGCGAAGCTGTTGCCGATGAATTTCGATCAGATCAAGCAGGCCGAAGTCGGCTTCCCGGGTGGAGGTATCGAACTGGATGCCGCCGCCAAGGCACGCCTGGACAATATGGTCGCCTATTTGAAGGCTGACCCGACCGTCAACCGTATCGAACTGGATGGCCATTCGGACAACAGCGGCAATCGCCTGACCAACCGCGACCTGTCGCGTCGTCGTGCGCTGGCGGTCATGGATTATTTCAAGGCGCAGGGTATTCCCGAACAGCAGATCACCCTGCGTTTTCACGGCGAACGTTACCCGCTGGCGCCCAACACCAACAACGCCAATCGTGCACGCAACCGCCGCGTGAACGTGCACTTGGAGCGTGTTGCTCCCGAAGAGCGTCCGGTACCGGTTGCCTCCTCGGCTAGCGCTGCGCATACCTCGTAAATCCTGTCTGTAATTACTGCTGAACGTCGCCTTGTCGTCACAAGCTGTCGCGCCCCTGTAAATTTGCTGGTTTGAACGGTAGAATCAGCGGTTTTCCGTACAACCTGGTGGAGTGATGGCATGGCGGACGTAAACAAGGTAGTTCTCGCGTATTCCGGTGGCCTGGATACTTCGGTAATCCTCAAGTGGCTGCAAGATACGTACAACTGCGAAGTGGTGACCTTTACCGCTGACCTGGGTCAGGGTGAAGAAGTCGAACCGGCACGCGCCAAGGCTCAGGCCATGGGCGTCAAGGAAATCTACATCGACGACCTGCGCGAAGAGTTCGTGCGTGATTTCGTGTTCCCGATGTTCCGTGCCAACACTGTCTATGAAGGCGAGTACCTGCTGGGTACATCCATCGCTCGTCCGTTGATCGCCAAGCGTTTGATCGAAATCGCCAACGAGACCGGCGCTGACGCCATTTCCCACGGCGCAACCGGCAAAGGTAACGATCAGGTCCGTTTCGAGCTGGGCGCCTACGCGCTGAAGCCGGGCGTCAAAGTGATCGCTCCGTGGCGCGAATGGGATCTGCTGTCGCGTGAAAAGCTGATGGACTACGCCGAGAAGCACAACATTCCGATCGAGCGTCACGGCAAGAAGAAATCGCCGTACTCCATGGATGCCAACCTGTTGCACATCTCGTATGAAGGCGGCGTGCTGGAAGACACCTGGACCGAGCACGAAGAAGAGATGTGGCGCTGGACCAAGTCCCCGGAGGACGCACCGAACGTTGCAACTTATCTTGAACTGACCTACCGCAATGGCGATATCGTCGCGCTGGACGGCGTTGAGATGACTCCGGCCACCGTGTTGGCAACCCTGAACCGCATTGGCGGCGAAAACGGCATTGGTCGTCTGGATATCGTGGAAAACCGCTATGTGGGCATGAAGTCCCGTGGCTGCTATGAAACGCCAGGCGGCACGATCATGCTGCGCGCACACCGTGCTATCGAATCAATCACGCTGGACCGCGAAGTCGCTCACCTCAAGGATGAGCTGATGGTGAAGTACGCCAGCCTGATCTATACCGGTTACTGGTGGAGCCCTGAGCGTCTGATGCTGCAACAGATGATCGATGCGTCCCAGGCTCATGTGAATGGCGTGGTGCGTCTCAAACTCTATAAGGGCAATGTGATCGTCACAGGCCGCAAGTCCGACGATTCGTTGTTTGATGCCAACATCGCAACATTCGAAGATGACGCAGGTGCTTACGATCAGGCCGACGCAGCAGGCTTTATCAAGCTTAATGCATTGCGTATGCGGATCGCTGCAAACAAGGGCCGCAAACTGTTCTGATTGCGCGTCCCGTTCTGCCAGGTGCAGCCCCTTGCAGGGCTGCACCTGGATAATGATAGTTGTTCCTGTGCAAGCAATAGCCTGGCGGGTATTAATGAACGTAGCATTGCAACGATGCCACGTTGAATACGGTAAGGTGCCCAGTGGTTTCTTACAGCACGCCGCAGTGTTCTATAAAGTCCCTTGTACTTTCTTACAGGTGATGTCGCATTAGCGGTTTTAAAGGTAGTCCTCTGCAGAGCTTTTTTCCAAAGGCTGTTCGCACCTGACGGCCTTTTGGTTTATGAGTGGCTATACCTTCCTGTTGAAACGTCTGATGCATCAGTTCGTGCCGAACGTCATGGCGTATCGCTGTCGCGGCGTTGCCGGAATTCGATTCGGTACGCCTTGCCGATGTCCCACACCTGCCTGAGGGTAAGGTCCAGCACCTGCGCAATCTCCGATGCGGTGTAGCCAAGGCTCGAGTAGTGCAGGGCGTGGCCCGCAACCACGTCATCGACATCCCCCGGATCATGTCGGGCCTCCCTTCTCAGGGCTCGAACAGGCTGACTAAAGCTGATTTTCACGCCATTCTCGGTGGCCAGTTGCCGGATATCCTTCCTGTTCATCCTTAATGAATACTGCAAAGCGGTAAAGCCGGCGCCCTTGGCTGCCAGGCGCTTCAACAGTTCCACTTTGGCCGCTTGCTCGAGGCTGATATCGGCGTCCGCAGACAGATCGGTTGATGAAGTGGCTGATGAGCCTGCTGTTTCGCCATCCGCGATGACTGCGATAACACCACCTTTGTCAACAAACGTGTTCACTGCCTTGATCAGGTCAAGGGCAGTGGACTCACTTGCGGGCGAACGAGAGTGTTTGTTGTTCATGATATATCCCTTTTTGAACATGGTTATACACATGACCCATTCAAAGAATTTGTCACGCGTCCAGGTGCGCTTCAAAAGCGTGCGTGATAGGCCATGTGCGTATCGTCGAAATCCGTCCGACGCTTGTGGTGTGCATGAACGGTGCATGAGCACTGTTTGTTTGGAGTATTCACAGGGTGGCATTCATTTAATGGCGTCCCCAGTGGTTTGATATTAAAAAAGTAACGACTGGTAATAAGATTTGCAAGTGAAAAGTGGGAGGCTACATAAATCGATCAGGGCTTTCTTGGGGTGTCTTACAGGTTTTAGTTTGACGTCTGTGACCTGTGTAGTCTTTTTCCTATTTGATGAGTCAGGTATGGAACTGAAATAAATTATGGTATTAGCTTCTTGTCGAATCAGCCATAAATTATCTTAAGTAGTGTAGGGTGATGCCATCGTCTCTGTAAGAATTCGTGAATGTACGCATTTCAGGGCGTAATCGGTGCGGAGAGTCAGCGTGCCGCTTGGGGCTATCGTGGTATGAGGTGGTTATAGGGATAAAGCTTTGCCGTAGGATTTATCGGGCGGACCTGTAGGAAACGTCCTTATATAACTATTTGTACGGAATTTAACGGTAAATGTGTAATTTTTCATAACCGTTTACGTATTAAGGGTGCCACTGATCAGCGATGGGTTACAAGGCGCAGGCGGGTCGATGCTGAATGCATCGGAAGGCCTGCATGATTTGATATATAAAAGCTTCATTTGCAGGTAACGGCTCGCCAGCGTTCTATATTTATTTAGAGGTGTTTGGGCGAGCAGCATTTGCGGAGTGGCGACAGGCTTAAGCAGTCCAATATCGCTGGCTATAGGCCACTTAAATCTTGCGGTCGGCCGCCTGTGCAGCAAGCGTTCAGAGAGAATTTAACAGTGGTGGCGTGATCAGGCTGAACATGAGTGATCACTCTGATCATGTCACATCCAATTATCTACTGGTGTCGCGACGCCTTATGTCATCGACCCTAGCAGCAACAATTCATCGGATTCCGAAAAGGAAGGCTCTATGAAAATTAATAAAAAGTATGCGTTCGTGCCGAGTTTTGTAGGAAGTTTCTGCCGTAATTGTAGGAATGGTCTTTGGCTGTCAGTCCTCAGGGGTGAGCGCCATGCAAAGCAGTAAACGACTAAGTTATTGTGCTGGCTCTGAAAATTCGAATAGCGAAAAATGGACTGCCCATGAATAAAGTGCTGATCGTGGATGATCATCCCGTCATTCGCCTTGCTGTGCGCATGCTGATGGAGCGTCATGGCTATGAGGTCATTGCGGAGACTGACAACGGTGTGGATGCGTTGCAGCTTGCACGTGAGCACCTGCCCGATATCGTCATTCTCGACATCGGTATTCCCAAACTCGACGGACTCGAAGTCATTGCCCGGTTGTCGGCCATGACATTGCCATTCAAGGTTCTGATCCTGACGTCCCAGGCGCCAGGTCACTTCTCGATGCGCTGCATGCAGGCGGGTGCTGCCGGTTATGTCTGCAAGCAGCAGGACTTGACCGAATTGCTCAGTGCCATCAAGGCGGTACTGTCGGGTTACAGCTATTTCCCCAATCAGGCTTTGCATACCGTGCGGTCGAGCATGGGAAATGCGAGCGAATCAGACATGGTCGATCGTCTGTCCGGTCGGGAGATGATGGTTCTGCAACAGCTGGCCCGAGGGAAAACCAACAAGGAAATCGCTGACGGGATGTTTTTGAGCAATAAAACCGTGAGCACTTACAAAACGCGCCTGCTGCTCAAGCTGAATGCTCATTCTCTGGTCGATCTGATTGAATTGGCACAGCGCAACGGGCTGGTCTGAAGCTGGATAGTCAGTGAGTCCCGCCTTGGGTCAACGGTCGTGGCCTCGATTTCCACGGTGTCGAGGCCTCTTTCTGGAGGCTTCGAACTGTCTAGAGATCAAAGTCGTAGTCAGCCAGCTGTTTTTGCAGTCGCCGTTCTTCCAGAAGGTTGTCGATGGTGCGCCGTTTGCTCAGATTGGTCTTCGCTGGCTCGACGATTACCTGTTCGCTTTCGTCTGCATCGGCGGCGACCAGTTCATCATCAACATCCAGTTGCTCTTTGCCAGTACTCATGAAGTTGACTCCAAGGCTTGGTTTCTCTCTGGCGCACCTTATATCGACAATCCACGAACGGGTAAAAAAGATTTTTTCAATCGATCCATAGGCAATTCCCGATCAGCTCAATCGTCGGAGGTTTTCTCCTTGTAATCGCACAAGTCCTCAATACGGCAGCTGCCGCAACGCGGTTTGCGCGCCTGGCAGACATAGCGCCCATGCAGGATCAACCAGTGGTGCGCATCGAGAAGGTAGTTTTTAGGCACAAACTTCATCAACTGCTTCTCGACCTCCACCACGTTTTTCCCGGGTGCGATGCCGGTGCGATTGCTGACGCGAAAGATGTGCGTATCAACGGCCATCGCAATCTGCCGGAAAGCGGTATTGAGCACCACATTGGCGGTCTTGCGTCCCACGCCCGGCAGCGCTTCGAGCGCTTCCCGGGTTTGCGGTACTTCGCCATTGTGCAAGTCCACCAGCATGCGGCAGGTTTCGATCACATTTTTGGCCTTGCTGTTGTACAGGCCGATGGTCTTTATGTATTCCGACAAACCTTCGACGCCAAGGTCATGGATAGCCTGTGGCGTATTGGCGACCGGGTAGAGTCTGGCCGTTGCCTTGTTGACGCTGACGTCGGTTGCCTGAGCAGAAAGGATCACCGCAATCAGCAACTCGAAGGGGGTCGTGTAGGCCAGTTCGGTCTTGGGGTCCGGATTGTCCTCGTGCAGCCTGCGAAAGATTTCCTGACGTTTTGCGGCATTCATGAACAGAACGTTTCCTGAGTATCGGTCGTGGAAGAAGCTGTCAGCAGCGTATCGAGCGCCTGCTCGGCTGCTTCGTACTCGCGTTGTAATTCCACAAGCCTGGCAGCCTGCTCCGCAACAGGAGGGTGGCCGAACGCCTTGAGCGACTTGTTCAACTGCGCACGGCTCATGGCCAATGCGATCCTGGCTTTTTTCAGGGCTTCATCTGGTGTCGCAGCGTTGTTGGCCTGAACATGTTTTACGACAGAGCCAGGGGCGGCGTTACGGATGGATTCGGTTTTTTTGCTGCGAGCCAGGCGCTCTGTCAGGCGCGCCTGCTGTTCGCGATGCAGGCGTGCGTTACGCGACTCGAAACGCAGACGGGCATGGATGCGTTTTTTCAGGCGTGCCTGTTGCAGCTCCGTGGTTGGCGCCAGACCACCCACTATCGGTGTAACAGTCGCCCAGGGTAGCGGATGCATTTCAATGCAATCGACCGGGCAGGGCGCAACGCAGAGATCGCAGCCTGTGCATTCATCGATGATCACGGTATGCATCAGCTTGGATGCGCCGACAATCGCGTCTACCGGGCAGGCCTGGATGCATTTGGTACAGCCGATGCATTCCGCTTCACGGATAAAGGCGACCTGGGCGGGGGCCGAGCCGCGTTCGGTATCCAGCGGCAGGGTCGGTACAGACAGCAGACCGGCCAGTTGAGCAATGGTTTCGTCACCGCCCGGCGGGCATTTATTGATGGCTTCGCCGCCCGCAATACCTTCGGCGTATGGCTGGCAGCCGGAATGACCGCATTTGCCGCACTGAGTTTGCGGCAGAAGCGCGTCGATGCGCTGGACCAGTTCCACGCTGGGGAGTAAACGAATCAAGTCAGTCATGATCTTTTTGGGGGTGAACGGCCTGTTCAGGATCTTTGGCGACCCATGTTACCGGCCGCCGGTGAGTCTTGCGAATACACGAAGGCCCGGTATCCGCTGCCATTTAGCGGATACCGGGCCTCGCGGGTGTTACTTGATTCGCTGACCCGGCTTGGCGCCGCTGTCCGGACTGAGCAGGTAGATTTCCTCGCCGCCAGGACCTGCCGCCATGACCATGCCTTCCGAGATACCGAAACGCATTTTGCGCGGCTTGAGGTTGGCGATCATCATCGTCAAACGACCTTCCAGCTCGGCGGGGTTCGGGTAGGCACTCTTGATCCCGGAGAAGACATTACGCTGCTCGTCACCGATATCCAGGGTCAGGCGCAACAGCTTGTCGGCACCTTCCACGTGTTCGGCCCTGAGAATCAGTGCCACACGCAGATCGACAGCAGCAAAGGTATCGAAATCGATTTCCGCAGACAGCGGGTCCTTGGCCAGTTCGCCATTGCCGATTGGCGCGGCGGCAGTGTTGGTATCCGTGGCCGTCAGGTCTTCCTTGGATGCTGTGGCCATGGCCTCTACCTTGGCCGGGTCGATCCGCGTCATCAGTGCCGAAAACGGGTTGAGTTGATGATTGGCCAGCAAGGTCTTGTGATCATTCCAGGTCAGCGGCGCGACGTTGAGGAACTTCTCGGCGTCAGCGGCCAGATTCGGCAACACTGGTTTGAGGAAAATGACCAGTTGGCGGAACAGGTTGATGCCCAGTGCACACACTGCCTGGACCTCGTCCTGTTTGCCTTCCTGCTTGGCCAGTGCCCAGGGCGCTTTTTCTGCGATATAGGCATTGGCGCGGTCGGCCAGGGCCATCGTCTCGCGCATGGCACGGGCGAAGTCGCGGGCTTCGTAGGCGTCGGCAATGCTCGGTGCGGCAGCCAGGAACGCGTCCGTCAGTTCAGGCGCGGCATTGGCCTCGACCATCACACCGGCATTGCCCTTGTGGATGAATCCGGCGCAACGGCTGGCAATGTTCACAACCTTGCCGATCAGGTCGGAGTTGACCTTCTGCACGAAGTCTTCGAGATTCAGGTCCAGATCGTCTACGCCGCGGCCCAGTTTCGACGCGTAGTAGTAGCGCAGGTATTCCGGTGGCAAATGATCAAGATAAGTA contains:
- a CDS encoding flagellar protein MotY — translated: MRQRYLALLSMFASLPVMAMNFQTRLESIEWKVEGDQFECRLTQPITDFGAGEFVRRAGEQATFRLKAAYNMLGNGSATLLAAAAPWQPGRGDINLGSVRVSNGDIPFNTSQAQAGRLINGLMDGRSPLIRHYNRDGGQMEIRLLPVKFSKAFSDYQACTAKLLPMNFDQIKQAEVGFPGGGIELDAAAKARLDNMVAYLKADPTVNRIELDGHSDNSGNRLTNRDLSRRRALAVMDYFKAQGIPEQQITLRFHGERYPLAPNTNNANRARNRRVNVHLERVAPEERPVPVASSASAAHTS
- a CDS encoding argininosuccinate synthase, with the protein product MADVNKVVLAYSGGLDTSVILKWLQDTYNCEVVTFTADLGQGEEVEPARAKAQAMGVKEIYIDDLREEFVRDFVFPMFRANTVYEGEYLLGTSIARPLIAKRLIEIANETGADAISHGATGKGNDQVRFELGAYALKPGVKVIAPWREWDLLSREKLMDYAEKHNIPIERHGKKKSPYSMDANLLHISYEGGVLEDTWTEHEEEMWRWTKSPEDAPNVATYLELTYRNGDIVALDGVEMTPATVLATLNRIGGENGIGRLDIVENRYVGMKSRGCYETPGGTIMLRAHRAIESITLDREVAHLKDELMVKYASLIYTGYWWSPERLMLQQMIDASQAHVNGVVRLKLYKGNVIVTGRKSDDSLFDANIATFEDDAGAYDQADAAGFIKLNALRMRIAANKGRKLF
- a CDS encoding response regulator transcription factor, whose translation is MNKVLIVDDHPVIRLAVRMLMERHGYEVIAETDNGVDALQLAREHLPDIVILDIGIPKLDGLEVIARLSAMTLPFKVLILTSQAPGHFSMRCMQAGAAGYVCKQQDLTELLSAIKAVLSGYSYFPNQALHTVRSSMGNASESDMVDRLSGREMMVLQQLARGKTNKEIADGMFLSNKTVSTYKTRLLLKLNAHSLVDLIELAQRNGLV
- a CDS encoding PA3496 family putative envelope integrity protein, which produces MSTGKEQLDVDDELVAADADESEQVIVEPAKTNLSKRRTIDNLLEERRLQKQLADYDFDL
- the nth gene encoding endonuclease III, with protein sequence MNAAKRQEIFRRLHEDNPDPKTELAYTTPFELLIAVILSAQATDVSVNKATARLYPVANTPQAIHDLGVEGLSEYIKTIGLYNSKAKNVIETCRMLVDLHNGEVPQTREALEALPGVGRKTANVVLNTAFRQIAMAVDTHIFRVSNRTGIAPGKNVVEVEKQLMKFVPKNYLLDAHHWLILHGRYVCQARKPRCGSCRIEDLCDYKEKTSDD
- the rsxB gene encoding electron transport complex subunit RsxB → MTDLIRLLPSVELVQRIDALLPQTQCGKCGHSGCQPYAEGIAGGEAINKCPPGGDETIAQLAGLLSVPTLPLDTERGSAPAQVAFIREAECIGCTKCIQACPVDAIVGASKLMHTVIIDECTGCDLCVAPCPVDCIEMHPLPWATVTPIVGGLAPTTELQQARLKKRIHARLRFESRNARLHREQQARLTERLARSKKTESIRNAAPGSVVKHVQANNAATPDEALKKARIALAMSRAQLNKSLKAFGHPPVAEQAARLVELQREYEAAEQALDTLLTASSTTDTQETFCS